In Amycolatopsis sp. FBCC-B4732, the genomic stretch CTGCTCGACGCGGGCCTGCTGCACGAGGACGTGCACACGGTCGCCGGGTTCGGGCTCCACCGCTACCGCGCCGAGCCGATCCTGTCCGACGGCGAGCTGGTCTGGCGCGACGTGCCGACCCGCAGCCTCGACGAAGAGGTGCTGCGCCCGGTGTGGCGCCCCTTCGCCGCGGACGGCGGGCTGCGGATGGTCGAGGGCAACCTCGGCCGCGCGGTGGTCAAGGTGTCGGCGGTGGCGCCGGAGCACCGGGTCGTCGAGGCGCCGGCCCGGGTGTTCACCACGCAGGAGGCGTTCACGGCCGCGTTCCAGGCGGGCGAGCTCGACCGCGACGTCGTCGTGGTGATCCGGCAGCAGGGCCCGCGGGCCAACGGCATGCCGGAGCTGCACGGCCTGACCCCGGCGCTGGGCGTGCTGATGGACCGCGGGCACCGGGTGGCGTTGCTCACCGACGGCCGCATGTCGGGCGCTTCGGGCAAGATCCCGGCCGCCATCCAGGTGACGCCGGAAGCCGCGGCGGGCGGCCCGATCGCGCGCATCGCCGACGGCGACGTCGTCCGGCTGGACGCCGCCGCCGGTTCGCTCGACGTGCTCACCGGTGACGAAGAACTCGCCCGCCGTGAGCTTGTGGACGGACCGCCGTCCGAAGCATCCTGGACCGGCACCGGCCGAGAGCTGTTCGCCGCGTTGCGCCGTGCCGTCGGCCCCGCTGACCAGGGCGCTTCGGTGTTCGGGCCCTTGACGCCGGAGCACTTCGGAATGCCCACGCACACTCTGGAAATCCAGGAGGTCGGTCAGTGACCACCGGTCAGGACCTGCTCGCGCTGTCCCCCGTGATGCCCGTCGTGGTGATCGACGACGCCGCCGACGCGGTGCCCACGGCCCGGGCCCTGCTCGCCGGCGGGATCGGGGTCATCGAGCTGACCCTGCGCACCCCGGCGGCGCTGTCGGCGATCGAGCGCGTCGCGGCGGAGGTGCCGGACATCGTCATCGGCGCCGGCACCGTCACCGCGCCGGAGCACGCGAAGCAGGCCGCCGACGCGGGCGCGAAGTTCCTCGTGACGCCGGGCTGCACCGACGCGGTCGTCGACGCGTGCTTCGAGACCGGGCTGCCCTTCCTGCCCGGCGCGAGCACCGTGTCCGAGGCGATGCGGCTGGCCGAGCGCGGGCTTTCGGCGCTGAAGTTCTTCCCGGCGGAGGCGTCCGGCGGCGTCGCGTACCTGA encodes the following:
- the eda gene encoding bifunctional 4-hydroxy-2-oxoglutarate aldolase/2-dehydro-3-deoxy-phosphogluconate aldolase: MTTGQDLLALSPVMPVVVIDDAADAVPTARALLAGGIGVIELTLRTPAALSAIERVAAEVPDIVIGAGTVTAPEHAKQAADAGAKFLVTPGCTDAVVDACFETGLPFLPGASTVSEAMRLAERGLSALKFFPAEASGGVAYLKSIAGPLPSLKFCPTGGITVASAPSYLALPNVGCIGGSWLTASLEPATIEKLAAEAAKL